A genomic window from Spirochaetota bacterium includes:
- a CDS encoding WYL domain-containing protein yields MKRFELGRLYRIYKKIKDGKYPNVSQLAKEEEVTERTIKKDIQTLKYTLCAPISYSKRNKGYFLSEEWNFPLNIFTFGEILTIFIANNLLKEFKETPLYKSAQTLSMKLEELLPEKIFLNSRDLEDMLSFTIKPIKLKRDILYIFEKVFNAIRDNKKIKILYYTISRDEKSERILEPYHIYNFEGVWYLVAFCHMRNSFRDFALDRIEKIEILKETFQRNKSFDVKDYLSKSFRIYKGGEELIKLKFDSYQAKWIKERIWHESQIIQELEDGGVILTIKANKEEIKRWILGYGSHVEVLEPDSFRKEIIDEINILEKIYKK; encoded by the coding sequence ATGAAAAGGTTTGAACTTGGGAGACTTTATAGAATTTACAAAAAGATTAAAGATGGTAAATATCCAAATGTTTCACAATTAGCGAAAGAGGAGGAAGTAACAGAAAGAACGATTAAAAAGGATATACAAACTCTCAAATATACTTTATGTGCTCCAATTTCATATTCAAAGAGGAATAAAGGATATTTTTTAAGTGAAGAATGGAATTTTCCATTGAATATTTTTACATTTGGTGAAATTTTAACAATTTTTATTGCAAATAATCTTTTAAAAGAGTTTAAAGAGACACCATTATATAAATCAGCACAAACTTTATCAATGAAACTTGAGGAACTTTTGCCTGAAAAAATTTTTTTAAACAGTAGAGATCTTGAAGATATGTTATCTTTTACAATTAAACCAATAAAATTAAAAAGGGATATTTTATATATATTTGAAAAGGTTTTTAATGCGATAAGAGATAATAAAAAAATTAAGATTTTATATTACACAATTTCGAGAGACGAAAAGAGCGAGAGAATTTTAGAACCTTATCATATATACAATTTCGAGGGGGTATGGTATTTAGTTGCTTTTTGTCATATGAGAAATTCGTTTAGAGATTTTGCACTTGATAGAATAGAAAAAATAGAAATTCTTAAAGAAACTTTTCAAAGAAATAAAAGTTTTGATGTTAAAGATTATCTATCAAAAAGTTTTAGAATTTATAAAGGAGGTGAAGAATTAATAAAATTAAAATTTGATTCGTACCAAGCAAAATGGATAAAAGAAAGAATTTGGCATGAAAGTCAAATCATCCAAGAGTTAGAAGATGGTGGTGTTATTTTAACTATTAAAGCAAATAAGGAAGAAATTAAAAGATGGATTTTAGGTTATGGTTCTCATGTTGAAGTTTTAGAACCAGACTCTTTTAGAAAAGAGATAATTGATGAGATAAATATTTTGGAAAAAATTTATAAAAAGTAA
- the cas6 gene encoding CRISPR-associated endoribonuclease Cas6 — MRLEMTFESLNGDITLPVHYNFIIQSLIYKILSPIISTKLHNHGFKYEKRSFKLFTFSRILEKGIKNKINGREYLRFKNSISFIFSSPLEDIISDLGARSIKEREFSLLKNKIYLSKIRIITTPRIENNVKIKFLSPVTIHSTIRLPDGSKKCIYYKPIDNHFKTLIEKNLIKKFITLYKREPLNTEINIIPIYFSVKRNFHLIKFKDTPIEAFDGIFELNGSDELIKLSYETGLGDKNSEGFGLWEIWKGGKS, encoded by the coding sequence TTGAGGCTAGAGATGACATTTGAGAGTTTAAATGGAGATATAACTTTACCAGTACATTACAATTTTATAATACAATCATTAATTTATAAAATATTATCACCTATAATTTCTACAAAATTACACAATCATGGTTTTAAATATGAAAAAAGAAGTTTTAAATTATTTACTTTTTCAAGAATTTTAGAAAAAGGAATAAAAAATAAAATAAATGGAAGGGAATATCTTAGATTTAAAAACTCAATCTCATTTATATTTTCTTCACCCCTAGAGGATATTATTTCAGATTTAGGAGCAAGAAGTATAAAAGAAAGAGAATTTAGTTTGTTGAAAAATAAAATATATCTTTCAAAAATTAGAATTATAACAACACCAAGAATTGAAAATAATGTGAAAATAAAATTTCTCTCACCTGTAACTATTCATTCCACTATAAGACTACCAGATGGTAGTAAAAAATGTATTTATTATAAGCCTATAGATAATCATTTTAAAACTCTTATAGAAAAAAATTTAATTAAAAAATTTATAACATTATATAAAAGAGAACCTTTGAATACAGAAATTAATATTATTCCTATTTATTTCTCTGTTAAAAGAAATTTTCATTTAATTAAATTTAAAGATACTCCGATTGAAGCATTTGATGGTATTTTTGAATTAAATGGTTCAGATGAATTAATAAAATTATCTTATGAAACTGGTCTTGGAGATAAAAATTCAGAAGGATTTGGTTTATGGGAAATTTGGAAAGGAGGTAAGTCATGA